In Vigna unguiculata cultivar IT97K-499-35 chromosome 3, ASM411807v1, whole genome shotgun sequence, a single genomic region encodes these proteins:
- the LOC114176954 gene encoding salicylate carboxymethyltransferase-like, whose translation MEVAQVLRMNGGAGKTSYANNSFVQQKAITLSKPIREEAITSLYSSTLPRSLAIADLGCSSGPNTLFVVSEVIKTVEQLCRKLNHKSPEYRVFLNDLPGNDFNSIFVSLESFKEKLQTEVEGGIGPCYFTGVPGSFYGRVFPYQSLHFVHSSYSLQWMSKVPEGIDNNRGNIYIGTTSPSNVARAYYHQFQRDFSSFLKCRAEELVEEGRMVLTILGRKNEAEDPASSEGGYLIWELMAMALSDMCVQGIIKEEELDSFNIPQYTPSPSEVKLEVLKEGSFVINRVEMAQVNWNPLEDWNGVEFESERCESVSDSGYNLAQCMRSVAEPMLVSHFGGHIIEEVFSRFQKILADRMSKEKTEFSNITILMTRKA comes from the exons ATGGAGGTAGCACAGGTACTGCGCATGAACGGTGGTGCCGGAAAAACAAGCTATGCAAACAACTCCTTTGTTCAG CAAAAGGCGATTACTTTGTCGAAGCCCATAAGAGAGGAAGCCATAACTAGTTTGTATAGCAGTACACTCCCGAGAAGTTTGGCAATTGCAGATTTGGGTTGCTCTTCTGGACCAAACACTTTATTTGTTGTGTCTGAAGTCATCAAGACCGTGGAGCAGCTTTGTCGGAAGCTGAACCATAAATCTCCAGAATACAGGGTTTTTCTGAATGATCTGCCTGGGAATGACTTCAACAGCATCTTTGTGTCCCTTGAAAGCTTCAAAGAGAAATTGCAAACAGAAGTGGAAGGTGGGATTGGTCCATGCTACTTCACTGGGGTTCCAGGATCTTTCTATGGCAGGGTTTTCCCATATCAAAGCCTTCATTTTGTTCATTCCTCTTACAGCCTTCAATGGATGTCTAAG GTTCCTGAGGGTATAGACAACAACAGGGGGAACATTTACATAGGAACAACAAGCCCATCAAATGTTGCGAGAGCTTACTACCACCAATTTCAAAGAGATTTCTCTAGTTTTCTCAAGTGTCGTGCGGAGGAACTGGTTGAAGAAGGTCGCATGGTTCTCACAATTTTGGGGAGAAAAAACGAAGCCGAGGATCCAGCTAGCAGTGAGGGTGGGTACCTTATTTGGGAGCTTATGGCTATGGCTCTTAGTGATATGTGTGTGCAG GGAATAATAAAGGAAGAGGAATTGGATAGTTTTAACATTCCTCAGTACACTCCATCACCATCTGAAGTGAAACTGGAAGTTCTTAAAGAAGGGTCATTTGTGATCAATCGTGTAGAGATGGCCCAGGTGAATTGGAATCCTCTTGAAGATTGGAACGGTGTTGAGTTTGAATCTGAAAGGTGTGAATCGGTTAGTGACAGTGGATATAACCTGGCACAGTGCATGAGGTCTGTGGCAGAACCTATGCTGGTTAGCCACTTTGGTGGACATATCATTGAAGAGGTTTTCAGCCGCTTCCAGAAAATTCTGGCTGATCGTATGTCTAAGGAGAAAACTGAGTTCAGCAACATTACCATATTGATGACTAGGAAAGCATAA